TTCTTCCTCGCTCAGCATCTTCTTCACCTTGGCGGGAATGCCCGCCACCAGCGACCGCGCGGGCACCTTCATGCCGGCCGGCACAAAGGCACAGGCCGCCACGATCGCCTGTTCGCCGATTTCGGCCTCGTCCATCACCACCGCGTTCATGCCCACGAGTGCATCGCGCCGCACCATGCAGCTGTGCAGGATGGCGCCGTGGCCGATATGCCCGTTGACCTCGACCACCGTATCCTGGTCGGGAAAGCCGTGGATGCAGCAATGGTCCTGCACGTTGGAGCCCTCTTCCAGCACGATGCGTCCGAAGTCCCCGCGCAGGCTGGCGCACGGGCCCACATAGCAGTTGGCGCCGACGATCACGTCGCCGATCAACACGGCACTGGGATGCACATAGGCGGTGGGGTCGACGACGGGTATGACGCCGTCGATGGAATAGCTGGGCATTCGGTCGGTCTCCTTTTTTCAGGGGCTCAGGGTTTGCCCTGAATCAACCCCGCTTGTGCGGGATTCAAGGTCGATCCTAAAATCTACCGTCCGGTCGGTCAATAGTGTTTGCATGCCGATTCCGCCAAAACAAGGATGAGAGACAAGCCCATGCCAGAACCTTTAGTTCTCACCAGCGACGCCGAAGCCGTCCGCACGCTGAGCCTGAACCGCCCCGCCGCGCTCAACAGCTTCACGACGGAAATGCATGCGGAGTTGATGGCGGCACTTGAACTCGCAGCCAAGGACGACAGCGTGCGCTGCGTGGTGCTCACGGGCGCCGGCCGCGCCTTCTGCGCCGGGCAGGACCTGGCCGATCCCTCGGTCGCACCCGACCTCACGCCTGGCGCCAGCCCCAAGGACCTGGGTCACGTCATCTCCACTTATTACGCACCGCTGGTCGCGCGCCTGCGTTCGATGCCGGTGCCCGTGGTCGCCGCCGTCAACGGCGTGGCCGCCGGTGCGGGTGCCAACCTTGCACTGTGCTGCGACCTGGTGGTGGCCGCGCGGTCGGCAAGCTTCATCCAGGCCTTCACCAAGATCGGCCTTGTGCCCGACACGGGCGGTACCTGGCTGCTGCCCCGGCTTGTGGGCACGGCGCGCGCACTCGGCATTGCGATGTTGGGAGACAAGCTCCCGGCCGAAGAAGCGGCGCGCATCGGACTGATATGGCAGTGCGTGGACGATGCGGCACTGGCCGATACGGCCGCCGCACTCGCGTCGAAGCTGTCCGCCATGCCGACCCGCGCCTTGGTCGCCACCCGCCAGGCCATGGCAGCCGCGCAAGACATGGACCTCGACACGGCACTCACCCAAGAAGCACGCACTCAGCGCGAGTTGGGCAATGCGGGCGACTACCGCGAAGGCGTGGAAGCCTTTCGCGCCAAGCGTGCACCGGTGTTCAAGGATCGCTGAGCCATGACCGACAGCACCCGCACCCCGCAACAGACAGCCGAATACGTCCGCGACGGCATGTTCGCGAACGACAACGCCACCAAGGGCTTGGGCATGCGCATCGTCGAGGTCGGCCCCGGCCAGGCCACCCTGCAGATGCAGGTGCGCCAAGACATGCTCAACGGCCACGCCATCTGCCACGGCGGCTTCATGGCGACCTTGGCCGATTCCACCTTTGCATTCGCCTGCAACTCGTACAACGAACTCACGGTGGCCTCGGGCTTCTCCATCGACTTCATTGCACCGGCACGCGAAGGCGACGTGCTCACCGCGCGTTGCTTCGAAGTTTCGAAGGCCGGGCGCACCGGCGTTTACGACACCGAAATCACCAACCAGCGCGGCGAGCGCATCGCAATGTTCCGCGGCCGCTCGTACACCGCCAAGGGCCGACCCGCCGTTGCCGCCTGAGGAGACACACGCACCATGACAGCCAGACACCCCGCGCCCGGCGAGCTCGAGCCCATTGAAACCGCGAGCCGCGACGAGATCGCCGCCCTGCAGCTCAGCCGCCTGCGCACCACGCTGCAGCGCGCGTACGACAACGTGCCGCACTACCGCAAGGCCTTCGATGCCAAGGGCGTGCACCCTCAAGACCTGAAGTCGCTCGCCGATCTGTCGAAATTTCCGTTCACGGTAAAGAGCGACCTCCGCGATAACTATCCCTTCGGCATGTTCGCCGTGCCGCGC
The Variovorax paradoxus genome window above contains:
- a CDS encoding phenylacetic acid degradation protein PaaY codes for the protein MPSYSIDGVIPVVDPTAYVHPSAVLIGDVIVGANCYVGPCASLRGDFGRIVLEEGSNVQDHCCIHGFPDQDTVVEVNGHIGHGAILHSCMVRRDALVGMNAVVMDEAEIGEQAIVAACAFVPAGMKVPARSLVAGIPAKVKKMLSEEEIAWKLEGTQTYQALTVRSLASLHEVAPLRQMEPDRPRLPAAEVRSLIATRRG
- a CDS encoding enoyl-CoA hydratase-related protein, which encodes MPEPLVLTSDAEAVRTLSLNRPAALNSFTTEMHAELMAALELAAKDDSVRCVVLTGAGRAFCAGQDLADPSVAPDLTPGASPKDLGHVISTYYAPLVARLRSMPVPVVAAVNGVAAGAGANLALCCDLVVAARSASFIQAFTKIGLVPDTGGTWLLPRLVGTARALGIAMLGDKLPAEEAARIGLIWQCVDDAALADTAAALASKLSAMPTRALVATRQAMAAAQDMDLDTALTQEARTQRELGNAGDYREGVEAFRAKRAPVFKDR
- the paaI gene encoding hydroxyphenylacetyl-CoA thioesterase PaaI, with the protein product MTDSTRTPQQTAEYVRDGMFANDNATKGLGMRIVEVGPGQATLQMQVRQDMLNGHAICHGGFMATLADSTFAFACNSYNELTVASGFSIDFIAPAREGDVLTARCFEVSKAGRTGVYDTEITNQRGERIAMFRGRSYTAKGRPAVAA